The Aminipila terrae nucleotide sequence AGCTGTACTATTCAAATCCCCAATTCTTCTTAGGCTCCATCATAGTTTTGGTTGCTGCGGCTATAGGTGTTCTGATTTATATAATCATGCTAAAGAATAAAATGAATGCAACAAATCTTAAAATGATAGAATTTTTAAATATAGAAAAAAGCAGAATGGAAAATTCCTTACGTAATGAAGCAGAAACAGACTCATTAACAGGACTGTTTAACAGACGCAAGATTGAATCCGAATTAAAAGAATTTTTGTTGAAAATAAGTGTAGATAATCAAATAAGCCTGCAACGGACAAATTACCCTAATTATGATTTACATAGCCTGGTGATTATTGATCTGGATGGCTTTAAGAGTATTAATGACAGATATGGACATCCTGAGGGAGACACTTTGCTAAAGCGAATTGCACTGGAACTGGAACTTGTTGCCGGTGAGGAAAACCTTGTGGGCAGATTAGGTGGAGATGAATTCTTATTTCTCTTTAAAAATATTACAGGGAAAAATGAGGCAGCTCATCTGGCTAAAAAAATCCATAAGGTTATTGAGCAGATTTCTCACGAAGATGAAAAGTGGGGACCATATCTGCAAGCGTGGGAGTAACTTTATTTGGATATGAAACATATAGCTTTAAAGAATTATATGAAAAAGCAGATCAGGCTTTGTATAAAGCAAAAAAAACGGGTAAAGATAAAGTAGTATTCTATGAAGAACTGTAAAAAAGGATAAAGCACATGAAGTAAATTTTAAGGACTGAAGCCTGTTATTTGCCAGGTTCAGTCCTTTTTATCATGATATTATACTGGAAAATAAAATCAATGGACTAATTTGTCTTTACAAGGAACATGTTTTTATTTATAATATATTAAAAATGTATTGAAATAGCGGGGGATTCCTAATAATTATTTAACTAATACAGTAATTAAATAAAGCAAAAATGTATTAATTTGCTTATAAAGTAATAACGGGGGGTGTGGGAACAGAAAATATGTATAGCGATAGATTAGATGACAAATATTCAAAAATAACAAAAGAAATCCAGGGACTGGCTGAAAAATGTGTAAAGAACAGTACGATTGAGGCTTCGTTGTATAAGAAGTATGAAGTGAACAGGGGACTTCGAGATCTGAAAGGAAATGGTGTACTTACAGGGCTAACAGAAATTTCCGGGATATATGCTTTTGATGTAGATGAGCAAACTGGAGAAAAAATTCCGGCACCAGGTAGATTGTATTACCGGGGTGTAAACATAAATGATATAGTAAGAGGGTTTGTTAATGAAAAACGTTTTGGCTTTGAAGAGGTAGCATATCTCCTTATTTTTGGAAGTTTACCTTCTAAAAAGGAACTAGAGGATTTTAACCGGCTTTTGGCGGAATATCGCACATTGCCACCGAGTTTTGTTAGAGATATTATTATGAAGGCTCCTAGCACAGATATGATGAATAGTCTGGCAAGGGGGTATTGACGCTGCATTCCTATGATCAGAAGCCTAATGATACCTCCATACCAAATGTACTTAGACAGTGCCTTCTGCTTACTGCAGTATTTCCTCTGCTTGCAGTGTACGGATATCAGGCATCCAGACATTATCATTACAGGGATAGCCTTTATATACACATACCAAAGTCCGAATTATCAACAGCAGAAAACATACTCCACATGCTGAGACCAGACAGCCAGTACACAGAACTTGAGGCTAGGATTTTAGACTTGGCTTTGGTTCTTCACGCAGAGCATGGAGGGGGAATAACTCAACATTTACTACCCATGTGGTATCTTCATCAGGTACAGATACGTACTCTGCCATAGCAGCAGCTTTAGGTTCTTTAAAAGGGCCTAAACATGGAGGTGCCAACATAAAAGTGGTGCAGATGTTTGATGATATGAAGTCATGTGTCGCTGACTGGGAAGATGAAGCTCAGATCAGGGAATATCTGAAAAAACTGTTAAATGGGGAAGGGTTTGATAAATCCGGACTGATATATGGCATGGGTCATGCGGTATATTCCCTATCAGATCCAAGGGCAGAAATTTTTAAAAAGTTCGTAGAAAGTCTGGCCAAGGAAAAAAACAAGGGAAAAGAATATGCACTATATGCCAGTGTTGAGCGAATCGCTGCAGAAATTATCTGTCAGGAAAGAAAGATATATAAAGGAGTCAGCGCAAACATTGACTTTTACAGCGGATTTGTTTATAGTATGCTGGATTTGCCTTTAGAGCTTTATACACCTATATTTGCCATAGCAAGAATGGCAGGGTGGAGTGCCCATAGAATAGAAGAACTAATCAATGCAGGTAAAATCATAAGGCCGGCCTATAAAGATGTAGCTGAATTGTGTGATTATATTCCTATCGGCGAAAGATAAGAAGAAGGAAAAACGCTGAATTAAAACATAAAAGGTTGATGCAATGGGCATCAACCTTTTTTTATAAAGAAATTATTTAAAGAATCAGGCTTCCTACATTATAGATGATAAAAGCCGTTATCCAGGCTACTGTGGTTTGGAAGCATACAGTCAGGATAGCATAACGCCATCCCCCCAGCTCTCTTCTGATTGTTGCCAGTGTGGCTACGCAAGGCATATATAGAAGACAGAAAGCGATAAAGGCAAACGCTGATAAAGGTGTAAAGATTTCCGTAAGCATTGTGGTCAATGAAGCACCTTCTGTGGCTCCAGTTAAAACAGCCATAGTGCTTACTACCGCTTCTTTTGCAGAAAGTCCGGTTATTAGTGCGGTCGCAGCTCTCCAGTCTCCGAATCCAAGAGGAGAAAATATTGGAGAAACTGCCCGTCCCAGGGACGCTAAGATGCTGCTTTCGCTGTTGTTTACCAGATTTAATCCAAAATCAAAACTTTGAAGGAACCATATAACAATAGTAGCTATAAATATAACCGTAAATGCTTTTTTTATAAAACCCTTAACATTTTCCCACATTCGGAGACAGACACTTTTAGCCGCAGGTACGCGGTAAGGTGGAAGCACCATTATAAAAGGAACGGGATTGCCTTTAAAAATAGTATTTTTAAAAATTGAAGCACATATGATGGCGACAATAATGCCGGTAAGATAAATGGCGGTCATTATAAGCGCTTTATCGTGACTGAAAAATGCCGCAGTAAACATAGCGTAAATAGGAAGCTTTGCGCTGCAGGACATAAATGGGATTAAAGCAATAGTCAGTTGTCTGTCTCTTGTACTTGAGAGAGACCTGGTAGCCATAATAGCAGGGACGGAACAACCGAAGCCAATAAGCATTGGCACAATGGATCGTCCTGAAAGCCCTAGTTTTCGTAAAAGCTTATCCATTACGAAGGCTACCCGGGGGTGTAACCACTGTCTTCTAAAATAGACAAAAAGAAGAATAGTACTGCGATAATTGGAAGGAACGATAATACACTCCCTACGCCTGCGCAAATCCCATCTATGATTAAAGCATACAGAACAGGACTGACTCCTGCACCTATAAGGCCGGTACTTATAAAATCAATAATCATATCAATGAATCTGGAAAGCTGGGCACTGAGGAAAGCCCCTACAGAGCTGAAAGTAAAATAGAATACAAGAAACATAATTCCCACAAATATTGGTATAGCAAAAATTCTGTGAGTCAGAATTTTATCAATTTTTACGGAACGCTCGTGCTCTTTTGTATTTTCAGATATTCTGGTTACTGCCCCAGCACAAATCTTTTCGATAAAGGCATACCTCATATCAGCCATGGCTGCTTCCCGGTCCGTATGAAGATGATTTTCCATATCTTCTACAATGTGCCATATGATATCAAGCTCCGGACCTTTAAGGGCCAGTTCTTTTAGAATAGGCTCATCACCTTCTACTACTTTTGTACAACAGAACCGCAAAGGAAGGCCTGCTCTTTCAGCATCTTCACTTATTAAATGAGCTATTGAGTGAATGGCAGTGTGGATGTATCCTGTACAGAAATCAAGCTTTTGGGGAATGGTCTGTTTCTGAGCTGCTTCTATAGCATAATGTATTAAATCATGAATGCCATCATTTTTACTTGCGGAGATAGGTATAACGGGAATAGTAAGCTCCTCTGATAATTTTTGAATATCGATAGAAATCTTATTGCTTTTGACTTCATCCATCATATTAAGGGCTAAAACCATAGGAATTTCCAGTTCCATTAACTGCAGAGTTAAATAGAGATTCCTTTCGATAGAGGTGGAATCAATAATGTTGACGATTACATCTGGCCGGCCTTTTAACAGTATATCTCTTGTATCAACATCATCAACGGTATAGGCAGAAAGGGAATAAGTTCCGGGCAGTTCGATAACGCTGACTCCTTTGTGTCTACGTACGGGTCCTTCTTTTGTTGCCCTGTGGGACGTGGAAAAATAGCCAGCATGCTGCTGGCCACCGGTCATCTGATTAAAGACAGTTGTCAAACCACAGTTGGGATTCCCTATTAAAGCGATATTAATCTTATGTAAGTGCTTTTTATTCATCTACGGACACCTCTTTAACCTGAATGCGGTTTGCGTCTTCCTTTCTTAATGTGAGCTCAAAGCCCCGCAAATAAAGTTCGATGGGATCTCCCAAAGGAGCCACTTTTCTTACCAGTACCAGGGTGTTTGGAGTCAGTCCTAAGTCAAACAGTCTGCGCCGAAGAGCTCCTTCGCCACCTACGGCACTGATGATGCCGCTACATCCCGGTTTTAATTTATCTAAAGTTAATACCATTTATTACCTCAAAAATACGTTTTAAAAATATAAAATTTATATTAAAATTACCCTTAAGTAGTTAGCTACTGCAAACAGTATAGAGAAAAAAATACAAAAAGTCAAGAAAAGGAGAAGGGTTGACAGACAACAGCAAATTTGGGGCAATTTGTCAAATAAGGAAGAGCATATTAGTACTGTCAAGTACTAAAATAAAGTTTTTTTGTACAAACATGCATTTTAAAAGTGCTGAAAAATCAACAAGTTAGCAAGAGGTTACTGCGGTTTCAATTTTCTGAATATGAGCAAAAAGGTATACTTTTTGTTAAATAGTGCTATAATAAATAGTGTCTTACAAAAGACATAGGAGAAAGAGAGGAGAAACAAGGTATGGCAAAGAAGCTTATATCTGTGTGGCTTTCATTGACCATTGTACTTTTCTCATCAATTTCTATATATGCTGACGATTACGTTCAAGGAGATTTTTTTAACAAAAAAGTCGTTATAAATGGAAGTGAGATTGTAAATTACAATCTGCAATATCCGTTCTTCCTTTATAAAGGCACGACTTACATTCCATTAAGTACAGATATGGGAAATATCTGTGGATTTGAAGCAAAAATGGACTGGGAAAGCCGCACATTAAAACTTCTTAAGACGGAAGAGACTCAAAAGACAATTAGCAAAAATTGGGCCAAAAATAATGGTTACGATATGAAATTACAAGTTATATCAGGAGTCAAAGTATTAGCTTATCAAGAACTTGCAGACAAAAAAGGGGCAACCGCTGAGACGAAAGTTGAGGATACAACTGGAGTCATAGAGGCGCCTGAAATGCTAGTCGAAGAAGTTAATTTAGAAGGGTTGCCAATACTGGCAATTGGAAAGTATTTATTCATTCCTGCAAAGGCAATGAGTAAAAGCAAAGTGTTTAATTGGAATTTATATTATGATCCATATTACGGAGTATGTATAAGTACAATTAAAGGAAAAACAGCACAAAGTTTCTGGAGCGAATCAGAATCCAGATACAACAAAGGGTTAGTAAACTATATATTAAATTATAACGGCAGCTTATCAACAACCTATGCACAGGATCTGGTCTTTATGTTTAAAAGAGCAGCAGCACTTTATAAGGTAGATGAGAAATTGTTATTGGCAATAGCC carries:
- a CDS encoding transporter substrate-binding domain-containing diguanylate cyclase — protein: MPKDYYLDILKNYDVKEYDTVEDCFEAVNSGEADATIANAYAANYYLANPKFVNLIRQDLIGYSEDLSLGVSKNEDIELLNILNKGLHCISDMELSNIILSNYVVYEQPKFRKLYYSNPQFFLGSIIVLVAAAIGVLIYIIMLKNKMNATNLKMIEFLNIEKSRMENSLRNEAETDSLTGLFNRRKIESELKEFLLKISVDNQISLQRTNYPNYDLHSLVIIDLDGFKSINDRYGHPEGDTLLKRIALELELVAGEENLVGRLGGDEFLFLFKNITGKNEAAHLAKKIHKVIEQISHEDEKWGPYLQAWE
- a CDS encoding diguanylate cyclase, yielding MGVTLFGYETYSFKELYEKADQALYKAKKTGKDKVVFYEEL
- a CDS encoding citrate/2-methylcitrate synthase, with protein sequence MVSSSGTDTYSAIAAALGSLKGPKHGGANIKVVQMFDDMKSCVADWEDEAQIREYLKKLLNGEGFDKSGLIYGMGHAVYSLSDPRAEIFKKFVESLAKEKNKGKEYALYASVERIAAEIICQERKIYKGVSANIDFYSGFVYSMLDLPLELYTPIFAIARMAGWSAHRIEELINAGKIIRPAYKDVAELCDYIPIGER
- a CDS encoding ferrous iron transporter B, with protein sequence MDKLLRKLGLSGRSIVPMLIGFGCSVPAIMATRSLSSTRDRQLTIALIPFMSCSAKLPIYAMFTAAFFSHDKALIMTAIYLTGIIVAIICASIFKNTIFKGNPVPFIMVLPPYRVPAAKSVCLRMWENVKGFIKKAFTVIFIATIVIWFLQSFDFGLNLVNNSESSILASLGRAVSPIFSPLGFGDWRAATALITGLSAKEAVVSTMAVLTGATEGASLTTMLTEIFTPLSAFAFIAFCLLYMPCVATLATIRRELGGWRYAILTVCFQTTVAWITAFIIYNVGSLIL
- a CDS encoding ferrous iron transporter B, with the protein product MNKKHLHKINIALIGNPNCGLTTVFNQMTGGQQHAGYFSTSHRATKEGPVRRHKGVSVIELPGTYSLSAYTVDDVDTRDILLKGRPDVIVNIIDSTSIERNLYLTLQLMELEIPMVLALNMMDEVKSNKISIDIQKLSEELTIPVIPISASKNDGIHDLIHYAIEAAQKQTIPQKLDFCTGYIHTAIHSIAHLISEDAERAGLPLRFCCTKVVEGDEPILKELALKGPELDIIWHIVEDMENHLHTDREAAMADMRYAFIEKICAGAVTRISENTKEHERSVKIDKILTHRIFAIPIFVGIMFLVFYFTFSSVGAFLSAQLSRFIDMIIDFISTGLIGAGVSPVLYALIIDGICAGVGSVLSFLPIIAVLFFFLSILEDSGYTPG
- a CDS encoding FeoA family protein, yielding MVLTLDKLKPGCSGIISAVGGEGALRRRLFDLGLTPNTLVLVRKVAPLGDPIELYLRGFELTLRKEDANRIQVKEVSVDE
- a CDS encoding lytic transglycosylase domain-containing protein; the protein is MAKKLISVWLSLTIVLFSSISIYADDYVQGDFFNKKVVINGSEIVNYNLQYPFFLYKGTTYIPLSTDMGNICGFEAKMDWESRTLKLLKTEETQKTISKNWAKNNGYDMKLQVISGVKVLAYQELADKKGATAETKVEDTTGVIEAPEMLVEEVNLEGLPILAIGKYLFIPAKAMSKSKVFNWNLYYDPYYGVCISTIKGKTAQSFWSESESRYNKGLVNYILNYNGSLSTTYAQDLVFMFKRAAALYKVDEKLLLAIAHKESTFNASAISNSGAIGLMQIMPATAANFGVSAQQLHDPRSNINVGACMIGTGITNYNGDKGRALSAYNQGASRVSRGTYSSAYATRIMSAYSGVQNFLSVNGYN